In the genome of Lagopus muta isolate bLagMut1 chromosome 21, bLagMut1 primary, whole genome shotgun sequence, one region contains:
- the DDOST gene encoding dolichyl-diphosphooligosaccharide--protein glycosyltransferase 48 kDa subunit, with protein sequence MPHAGEKMAAAAVRLWWLLAAAAAAAAAAGAGPRTLVLLENGNLRDTHSLFFRSLADRGFELTFRTADDAGLSLIKYGEFLYDNLVIFSPSIEDFGGNINVETITAFIDGGGSVLVAASSDIGDPLRELGSECGIEFDEERTAVIDHHSYDISDPGQHTLIVADAENLLKAPTIVGKKALNPILFRGVGMVADPDNPLVLDILTGSSTSYSFFPDKPITQYPHAVGKNTLLIAGLQARNNARVVFSGSLDFFSDAFFNSAVQKATPGSKRYSQTGNYELAVALSRWVFKEEGVLRVGAVSHHRVGELAPPNAYTVTDLVEYSIVIEKLSNGKWIPFDGDDIQLEFVRIDPFVRTFLKRNGGKYSVQFKLPDVYGVFQFKVDYNRLGYTHLYSSTQVSVRPLQHTQYERFIPSAYPYYAGAFSMMVGLFMFSIVFLHMKEKEKSD encoded by the exons ATGCCCCACGCCGGCGAGAAAATGGCGGCGGCCGCGGTGCGGCTGTGGTGGCtgctggcggcggcggcggcggccgccgccgcggccGGGGCTGGGCCGCGcaccctggtgctgctggagaacGGCAACCTGCGGGACACGCACTCGCTCTTTTTCCGTAGCCTGGCGG ATAGGGGCTTTGAGCTCACCTTCCGGACCGCAGATGATGCTGGCCTCTCCTTGATCAAGTATGGGGAGTTCCTGTATGACAACCTGGTCATCTTCTCACCATCCATTGAGG ATTTTGGAGGAAACATCAATGTGGAGACCATTACTGCTTTCATTGACGGTGGTGGCAGTGTCCTGGTGGCTGCCAGCTCAGACATTG GTGACCCACTGCGGGAGTTGGGAAGTGAGTGTGGGATAGAGTTTGATGAAGAAAGGACAGCTGTCATTGACCATCACAGCTATGATATATCAGACCCGGGCCAG CACACACTCATAGTAGCAGATGCTGAAAATCTCCTGAAGGCCCCCACCATTGTGGGGAAAAAGGCACTGAACCCCATTCTCTTCCGAGGAGTTGG GATGGTGGCTGATCCTGACAACCCGCTGGTGCTGGATATCCTGACTGGCTCTTCTACCTCATACTCCTTCTTCCCAGATAAACCCATAACTCAG TATCCACATGCAGTTGGGAAGAACACCCTTCTGATCGCAGGGCTCCAAGCAAGGAACAACGCTCGCGTTGTTTTCAGTGGCTCTCTGGATTTCTTCAGCGATGCTTTCTTTAAttctgctgtgcagaaagcTACTCCTGGCTCCAAACG GTATTCACAGACCGGTAATTACGAGCTGGCTGTTGCCTTGTCTCGTTGGGTGTTCAAGGAAGAAGGCGTGCTGCGTGTTGGGGCCGTGTCTCACCACCGTGTGGGGGAGCTGGCACCTCCTAATGCTTACACCGTCACCGATCTGGTG GAATACAGCATTGTCATCGAAAAGCTTTCCAACGGAAAGTGGATCCCCTTTGATGGAGATGATATCCAGCTGGAGTTCGTCCGCATTGATCCATTTGTGAGAACTTTCTTGAAGAGAAATG GTGGCAAGTACAGCGTGCAGTTCAAGCTCCCAGATGTCTATGGAGTGTTCCAGTTTAAAGTGGACTATAATCGCCTGGGTTACACTCACCTGTACTCCTCTACTCAG GTGTCTGTGCGTCCCCTCCAGCACACGCAGTATGAACGTTTCATCCCCTCGGCGTACCCGTACTACGCCGGGGCCTTTTCCATGATGGTGGGCCTCTTCATGTTCAGCATTGTCTTCCTGCacatgaaagagaaggagaaatccGACTGA